In Betta splendens chromosome 19, fBetSpl5.4, whole genome shotgun sequence, the following proteins share a genomic window:
- the LOC114846554 gene encoding solute carrier family 2, facilitated glucose transporter member 11-like, producing MKSTGNAEPEGTSKPSGNARTLALTVCSAAIGGTFQYGYNISIINAPTLFIQRFLNDTHMERWGTALDTHQVTLLWTIIVSAFSLGGLLGALLAGPMAVHVGRKNSLLLNNSFLFVSALLVLTSRLAKSFEMIMLARLLVGINSGVSMNIQPMYFGESAPKHLRGAVAFSSAVFTAFGIFMGQVVGLTELLGTEPLWPYLLASNALPGLIQLLTLPWFPESPRYLLIDRGDREACVRALGRLRGGEAPALEMEEMLQEQQQQQTAAMNSGSTSSAKTPWALFKDPAVRSQLRTVMFASSAMMLCGNDSIYFYASYIFHEAGIPPGKIQYASIGTGASELTASILSNLLIERVGRRSLLVGGYSLMSCWSVVFTLALIFQSRGVAGLSYLSMACVFAYILSFGLGPAGVTGILPAEIFDQAARPAAYMVAGSLMWINLFLVGMLFPFIVKGLGNFCFLPFLAVCVVSAVFLGLTLPETKGKTMAEITAEFDRKNGKDRMNKQVGEPIRDQYQLGTASLPTQDTRSQP from the coding sequence ATGAAGTCCACAGGCAACGCTGAGCCAGAAGGAACCAGCAAACCCTCAGGCAACGCCAGGACCCTTGCTTTGActgtctgctctgctgccatcGGAGGCACCTTCCAGTATGGCTACAACATCTCCATTATCAATGCTCCAACCCTGTTCATCCAGAGATTCCTTAATGACACTCATATGGAGCGCTGGGGAACAGCTCTGGACACCCACCAGGTAACCCTGCTCTGGACTATTATCGTATCGGCCTTCTCCCTGGGAGGCTTGCTGGGGGCCTTGTTAGCGGGGCCGATGGCTGTCCACGTTGGGAGGAAGAactcgctgctgctgaacaaTTCCTTCCTATTTGTCAGTGCATTGCTCGTGTTAACAAGTAGGCTGGCGAAATCGTTCGAGATGATCATGCTCGCCCGTCTTCTGGTGGGCATCAATTCCGGTGTAAGCATGAACATCCAGCCTATGTACTTTGGAGAGAGCGCCCCCAAGCACCTCCGAGGCGCTGTGGCTTTTTCGTCTGCCGTTTTCACAGCGTTTGGAATTTTCATGGGTCAGGtggttggacttactgagctgCTGGGCACAGAGCCTCTTTGGCCTTACTTATTAGCTAGCAATGCTCTGCCAGGATTGATCCAGCTGCTTACCCTGCCGTGGTTCCCCGAAAGTCCCAGATACCTACTCATCGACCGGGGCGACAGGGAAGCGTGTGTCCGAGCGCTCGGGAGACTACGCGGAGGGGAGGCCCCCGccctggagatggaggagatgcttcaggagcagcagcaacagcaaacagcagccatGAATTCTGGGTCTACATCATCTGCCAAGACACCCTGGGCCCTGTTTAAGGACCCTGCTGTTCGATCCCAGCTCAGAACAGTCATGTTTGCCAGCAGTGCCATGATGCTCTGTGGCAACGACTCTATCTACTTTTATGCTTCTTACATTTTTCACGAGGCTGGAATTCCTCCTGGAAAAATCCAGTATGCCTCTATCGGCACAGGGGCGTCTGAGCTAACTGCTTCTATACTGAGCAACCTCCTGATTGAACGTGTCGGCCGCAGGTCCCTTCTAGTAGGTGGTTACTCCCTTATGTCTTGTTGGAGTGTGGTCTTTACTTTAGCTCTCATCTTCCAGAGCCGCGGAGTGGCAGGTCTGTCCTACCTCAGCATGGCATGCGTGTTCGCCTACATTCTTAGCTTTGGCTTGGGCCCTGCAGGGGTGACGGGGATCCTACCAGCTGAGATCTTTGACCAAGCAGCTCGGCCAGCGGCGTACATGGTTGCCGGCTCCCTTATGTGGATTAACCTGTTCTTGGTGGGAATGTTGTTCCCGTTCATTGTCAAGGGTCTGGGGAACTtctgcttccttccttttttggctgtgtgtgtggtgtccgCTGTGTTTTTGGGGCTCACCTTACCAGAAACTAAGGGCAAGACCATGGCTGAGATCACTGCAGAGTTTGATAGGAAAAATGGAAAGGACAGGATGAACAAGCAGGTGGGGGAGCCCATTAGGGATCAGTATCAGTTGGGAACCGCTTCTCTACCCACACAAGACACAAGATCCCAACCTTGA
- the LOC129603352 gene encoding uncharacterized protein LOC129603352 yields MGCSSGRQPPAPVLHPDLDCGNNGDAASIPQDSENQHQALNGLGEGGERDEGVGRDQCKMPESLPTLERLAQATGGTEKSWYRCVFPFGVISLVIGMAGTGVTFTFNTLFQTKLVSVALLCVGVVMLLVAAVCWRAHRLRRRKKKEGGFFTADQGTL; encoded by the coding sequence ATGGGCTGCTCCTCAGGCCGCCAGCCGCCGGCCCCGGTCCTGCACCCGGACCTGGATTGTGGCAACAACGGCGACGCCGCCTCCATTCCCCAGGACTCTGAGAACCAGCACCAGGCGCTGAACGGGCTCGGAGAGGGGGGGGAGCGGGACGAAGGCGTTGGGAGGGATCAGTGTAAGATGCCAGAGTCCCTCCCGACTCTGGAGAGGCTGGCCCAGGCCACGGGGGGGACCGAGAAGTCCTGGTACCGCTGCGTGTTCCCGTTCGGCGTCATATCGCTGGTGATCGGCATGGCGGGCACGGGGGTGACGTTCACCTTCAACACGCTGTTCCAGACCAAATTAGTGTCCGTGGCGCTGCTCTGTGTCGGCgtggtgatgctgctggtggCAGCTGTTTGCTGGAGGGCCCAccgactgaggaggaggaagaagaaggagggcGGATTCTTCACGGCCGATCAGGGCACCTTGTGA
- the LOC114846572 gene encoding sulfotransferase 2B1-like: MTEAELYTLYKGVYVPTLVHSPDSLKYYEEFTFRPDDVLIVTYPKSGTTWMQEIVPLIVSGGDPASVESLPNWDRVPWLEQNQACTLHLEQRASPRVFVTHFHYNMMPASFLEAKPKVIYVMRNPKDVFTSSFHYYGITSFLVKPGPQREFLYKFLNGEVMFGSWFDHVKDWLSAGSNERIMYISYEEMILDLKDCVSRMALFLEKPLDAEVIEKIAERCLFKNMKKNNMSNYSMAPPEFIDQTKSGFLRKGIAGDWKNQLTEAEAEHFDAVYKDKMKNVDYKFVWD; the protein is encoded by the exons ATGACCGAGGCAGAGTTATACACTTTGTACAAAGGCGTGTATGTGCCGACACTGGTCCATTCTCCAGACAGCCTCAAATACTATGAGGAGTTTACCTTTCGTCCAGATGATGTTCTCATCGTGACTTATCCCAAGTCTG GTACGACTTGGATGCAGGAGATCGTCCCTCTGATCGTCAGTGGAGGAGATCCAGCCTCTGTTGAGTCTCTGCCCAACTGGGACCGTGTTCCCTGGCTGGAACAGAACCAGGCCTGCACGCTCCATCTGGAGCAGAGGGCGTCTCCTCGTGTGTTTGTTACACACTTCCACTATAACATGATGCCAGCATCTTTCCTGGAAGCCAAGCCAAAG GTCATCTATGTCATGAGGAACCCCAAGGACGTGTTCACGTCCTCCTTTCACTATTATGGCATCACCTCCTTCCTGGTGAAACCAGGACCACAGAGAGAGTTCCTTTACAAGTTCCTTAACGGAGAAG TCATGTTTGGCTCATGGTTCGACCATGTGAAGGACTGGCTGAGTGCTGGCAGCAACGAGCGAATCATGTACATCAGCTATGAGGAGATGATCTTGG ACCTGAAGGACTGCGTGAGCAGAATGGCTTTGTTTTTGGAGAAGCCTCTTGATGCTGAGGTGATAGAGAAGATAGCCGAACGATGCTTGTTCAAGAACATGAAGAAGAACAACATGTCTAACTATTCTATGGCTCCTCCTGAATTCATAGACCAGACGAAGTCTGGATTTCTCAGAAAAG GAATAGCTGGAGACTGGAAAAACCAACTAACAGAGGCGGAGGCTGAGCACTTCGATGCTGTttacaaagacaaaatgaaGAACGTCGATTATAAATTTGTGTGGGATTAA
- the LOC114846576 gene encoding RNA-binding protein with serine-rich domain 1-like — protein sequence MAPSPTKRKDEDKGKQRGKEKSGATKEGADKDRGREKNRTRRSASSGSSRSSSSSSSSSSSGSSSGSSSSGSSHSGSSSSRSSSSSSSSSSPSPSRQRHNNRRRSRSKSETGKKDERDRRRRSPTPKPTKVYLGRLTRNVIKEHIQEIFSTYGKIKMIDMPINRVPPHLSKGYAYIEYETPEEAEKALKHMDGGQIDGQEITVTAVLAPIVRPPPRRLSPPRRMPPPPPMWRRTPPRMRRRSRSPRRRSPVRRRSRSPGRRRHRSRSSSNSSR from the exons AT GGCACCTTCCCCAACAAAGAGGAAAGATGAAGACAAGGGTAAACAGCGAGGAAAGGAGAAATCAGGAGCCACGAAAGAAGGAGCTGACAAAGATCGAGGTCGAGAGAAGAATCGCACACGCCGCAGTGCTTCTAGTGGGAGTAGCAG gtccagctccagctccagcagcagctccagctccggctcctccagcggctccagctcctctggctCTAGCCACTCAGGTTCCTCCAGCTCCCGctcttcgtcctcttcctcctcctcctcctcaccaagCCCCAGTCGGCAGCGCCACAACAACAGACGACGCTCACGTTCCAA atcagaaacaggaaaaaaggatgaGAGGGACAGGCGACGCAGAAGCCCCACGCCCAAACCCACAAAGGTCTACCTGGGCCGGCTGACCAGAAATGTTATCAAG GAACACATCCAGGAGATCTTCTCCACTTATGGCAAGATCAAAATGATTGACATGCCAATAAACCGCGTCCCGCCTCACCTGTCCAAGGGCTATGCCTACATTGAGTATGAGACACCTGAAGAGGCTGAGAAAGCTCTGAAACACATGGACGGAG GTCAGATTGATGGTCAGGAAATCACTGTAACAGCTGTGCTGGCTCCCATTGTGCGTCCTCCACCTCGCAGGCTGTCCCCTCCACGAAGGatgccccccccaccaccaatGTGGCGACGCACTCCACCGCGAATGAGGAGAAG atCTCGGTCTCCACGACGACGCTCACCAGTACGCCGCAGGTCTCGTTCCCCTGGGCGTCGTCGCCATCGTTCTCGCTCCAGTTCCAACTCCTCCCGCTAA